In Athene noctua chromosome 8, bAthNoc1.hap1.1, whole genome shotgun sequence, a genomic segment contains:
- the BCHE gene encoding cholinesterase isoform X3 yields the protein MIWTNGASLYTRFFMWLLLYMFIRKVMAEDNIITTTKGRVRGMNLQVLGGTVTAFLGIPYGQPPIGRLRFQKPEPREKWSDVWDATKHANSCYQLLDTTYPGFPGSEMWNPKTHLSEDCLYLNVWIPSPKPKNATVMVWIYGGGFETGSSSLPVYDGKFLARVERVIVVSMNYRTGALGFLALPGNQEAPGNAGLFDQRLALQWVQENIAAFGGNPKSVTIFGESAGSASVSYHILSPKSHPLFTRAIMQSGAANAPWAAVTASEARNRTVALAKQLQCPTSNETELILCLQDKDPKDILENEIFAVTYDSILRIYFCPTVDGDFLSDMPETLIENGLFKQTQILVGVNKDEGSAFLVYGVPGFSKDSDSLINKTQFEAALTVSFPEASQLAIESIIFQYTDWENEQKPEHYRDAMDDVIGDYNIICPAVEFTKKFAQLGHNAFFYFFEHRSSKLPWPEWMGVMHGYEIEFVFGLPLERRVNYTKAEEILSRSMLRYWATFAKTGA from the coding sequence ATGATTTGGACAAATGGTGCGAGTCTCTATACCAGATTTTTTATGTGGCTTCTCCTGTATATGTTCATCAGGAAGGTAATGGCTGAAGATAACATCATTACAACCACGAAAGGCAGAGTCAGAGGGATGAACCTGCAGGTACTGGGGGGGACTGTGACAGCCTTCCTTGGAATACCTTATGGACAGCCACCCATTGGTAGACTGAGATTTCAAAAACCAGAACCTCGTGAGAAGTGGTCAGATGTCTGGGATGCCACAAAACATGCAAACTCTTGTTACCAGCTTCTAGACACAACTTACCCCGGATTTCCTGGATCAGAGATGTGGAATCCAAAAACTCACCTAAGTGAAGACTGCTTATACCTTAATGTATGGATTCCTTCTCCTAAACCCAAGAACGCAACCGTCATGGTGTGGATATATGGTGGTGGCTTTGAGACTGGGTCGTCTTCCCTACCGGTCTATGATGGCAAGTTTCTGGCCAGGGTAGAAAGAGTCATTGTAGTTTCCATGAACTACAGGACTGGTGCATTAGGATTTTTGGCTTTGCCAGGAAACCAGGAAGCTCCTGGAAATGCAGGTTTATTTGATCAAAGACTGGCACTTCAGTGGGTCCAGGAGAACATAGCAGCCTTTGGAGGCAATCCAAAGAGTGTGACTATATTTGGAGAGAGCGCTGGCTCCGCTTCTGTCAGCTACCATATCCTTTCTCCTAAAAGCCATCCTTTATTCACAAGAGCCATCATGCAAAGTGGAGCTGCAAATGCCCCTTGGGCTGCAGTAACAGCATCTGAAGCCAGAAACAGAACGGTGGCTTTAGCTAAACAACTCCAGTGTCCCACCAGCAATGAGACAGAGCTAATTCTCTGCCTCCAAGACAAGGACCCAAAGGATATACTGGAGAATGAAATTTTTGCTGTAACATATGACTCTATTTTACGAATATATTTTTGTCCAACTGTGGATGGTGATTTTCTCTCAGACATGCCAGAAACGTTGATTGAGAATGGCCTTTTCAAACAAACACAGATCTTAGTCGGTGTTAATAAAGATGAAGGATCAGCATTTCTAGTATATGGAGTCCCTGGCTTCAGCAAGGATAGTGATAGCTTGATCAATAAAACACAATTTGAAGCAGCTTTAACTGTGTCCTTCCCAGAAGCAAGCCAGCTTGCAATAGAATCAATCATTTTTCAGTACACAGATTGGGAAAATGAGCAAAAGCCAGAACATTACCGTGATGCCATGGATGATGTTATTGGTGACTACAATATCATATGTCCTGCAGTGGAATTCACTAAAAAGTTTGCACAATTAGGACACAACgcattcttttatttctttgaacaCCGATCCTCAAAGCTCCCTTGGCCAGAGTGGATGGGAGTAATGCATGGTTATGAGATCGAGTTCGTGTTCGGATTGCCCCTAGAGAGAAGAGTGAATTACACCAAAGCTGAAGAAATTTTAAGCCGGTCCATGTTGAGATACTGGGCAACTTTTGCGAAAACCGG